CGTCGAGCGCGCCATCGCGCAACTGGGATGGACGCCCAGCGCCGCCGCGCAGGCCATGCGCGGCGCGCCCACCCGCATGGTCGGCTTCATTTTTTCCGACATCCGCAACCCGCTGTACGCGTCCATGATCAAGGGCGCGGAAGACATCCTGAGCGAGCACGGCTATATGCTGGTGGTCGCCAGCAGCAACGCCCAGCCGGACCGCGAAATCGCGCTGATCGATCTGTTCAAGCGCCGCCGCGCGGACGGCCTGCTTTTCGCGGTCGAAGAGGAATCCAATGCCGCCGTCCTGGCGCGCGTGCGCGCGGCCGGCTATCCCGTGGTGCTGCTGGAACGCGAAATGGGCGGCACGCTGGGCGCGGTGGGCGCCGCCCACTTGACCGGCACCCTGCAAGCGACCGAATACCTGATCGGCCTGGGTCACCGGCGCATCGCGATGATCAGCGGCGGCCGCAACAATCGCGTCGGTCGCGACCGGCTGGCGGGACTGATGCAGGCCCACCGGAACGCCGGCCTGCGCGTCGACCCGCAACTGCTGCGGCTGGACAGCTTCGCCTCCGAGTATGGCTTCCGTGAAGTCCAGCATCTGCTGG
The sequence above is a segment of the Bordetella genomosp. 9 genome. Coding sequences within it:
- a CDS encoding LacI family DNA-binding transcriptional regulator; the protein is MTDRRTPRPTSRITVHDVARAAGVAIGTVSRVVNGAPSVTAEVRERVERAIAQLGWTPSAAAQAMRGAPTRMVGFIFSDIRNPLYASMIKGAEDILSEHGYMLVVASSNAQPDREIALIDLFKRRRADGLLFAVEEESNAAVLARVRAAGYPVVLLEREMGGTLGAVGAAHLTGTLQATEYLIGLGHRRIAMISGGRNNRVGRDRLAGLMQAHRNAGLRVDPQLLRLDSFASEYGFREVQHLLDMEDPPTAILALGMHLLPGVLRGIRIKHRRIPSDVSLVASNDSELAQLVTPAISVIRYDGYMLGREAAQLLLARMRDESVPDGTRIEVPTEFVMRESCAPPRGAAMPGGAGR